One genomic segment of Falsiruegeria litorea R37 includes these proteins:
- a CDS encoding beta strand repeat-containing protein has product MFSELLNSLRARLQTTSTLAQESVREGQTLTNGFFQNTVVENTPAFVLDDNFARLLNFGQVETNNAPSSVSVQAEDVQVFNFRSGSIDANGAAATGVEVTDGSNADVRNFGSISGDLNGVEFSGVNSSGTLDNFRGGVISSDSRAVEIEGNGISVRNFGDIVGTGNQRNGTIYTNATAEDVSISNFTGGTIDAGAGNSGAGISLQVGDEANDVVSNTIFNGFGATIQGRGQGAANTGGAGDGIRIDDGAEGAVSDTDIVNSGLISSESNQGTAAGIRIADGVAAEGRILNTSTGAIEGARNGLYIGQGEHDLDVLNFGTIQSDSRAVNIDGTGVDLTNAGDILGTGDQRNGTVYADGTADDFSIRNLPSGTIDAGEGNKGSGFATEIGGAADGATTFELTNDGTIQGRGNGEAGAGLAGDGVRIGNVGNTGTTDATILNRGVISSEGNNGTVAGVRVVNDVNFQGSITNEGIISGAQNGVYFGEGDHTGGSFVNESGGLISSDSRAVNIDGIGLNVTNEGTIQATGNQRNGTVYADGTADDFTFTNSGFVDAGLGLQGSGFAAEIGGAADGANSFVLDNSGIIVGEGNAAAATGQAGDGVRIGNVGNQGTFDGTITNSGIIESGAINGTVAGVRVVNGVNFQGTLNNAGNIAGAQNGVYFGTGDHSGGSFVNSGILTSNSRALNIDGTGLDVVNSGLITGTGDQRNGTVYADGTADNYTFTNTGRVEGGLEANGSAVSLQTGDVAGDIVSAAIFNEGTLQGSGDAVEGNTIGDGLRLFSNQENAGFAGLVQNTGVIAGSEDSDVAAGIRIDGGLTLLGAILNEGEINGTVNAIDAREAGDVTFVNDDDGVVNGNVLLGAGNDIVVDLGEINGVIDGGAGNDDLIAGAGDNVIVGGLGNDFIDGGEGIDTADFSDQDVGVTVNLGTNGNGTATRETGFSVQITDAVVDEPDQFGSAIPDPSWFVEEAILGNLYYNIHTSEFPGGEIRAQLLVDDIVTDGNIRTISLSGNLDAAQEPGPLSDSEATGEATLVITQNLTTREVTYSSDLNVTGLNEADLASPNPGVISAIHLHNAPAGVNGPIVQDTLVDAGGTVDGAASIGVSGVDVINEVSEIDVLFSIENVIGSGDGDVITGSDAANSLSGEGGNDLLNGGEGDDLLTGGAGEDIFVFEGDFGNDAITDFQVGVDRLDFSDFGPDFAENVVTTQDGADALLTLANASVRLEGVSAETLTDDDFIV; this is encoded by the coding sequence ATGTTTTCCGAGTTACTCAACAGCCTGCGTGCCAGACTGCAGACAACATCTACACTGGCCCAGGAATCCGTCCGCGAAGGACAAACACTGACCAACGGCTTCTTTCAAAACACCGTGGTCGAAAACACACCTGCCTTTGTTCTGGACGACAATTTTGCGCGGCTTCTGAATTTTGGGCAGGTGGAAACCAACAATGCCCCGTCATCGGTCTCAGTCCAGGCCGAAGACGTTCAGGTCTTTAACTTCCGCTCGGGCAGCATCGACGCCAACGGCGCGGCGGCCACAGGTGTTGAGGTCACAGACGGATCCAACGCAGATGTCCGCAACTTTGGCAGCATCTCGGGTGACTTGAACGGGGTCGAATTCTCGGGCGTGAACAGCTCGGGCACGCTGGACAACTTCCGCGGTGGTGTCATCTCGTCTGACAGCCGCGCCGTCGAAATCGAAGGTAACGGCATCAGTGTTCGCAACTTTGGCGACATCGTCGGCACCGGCAACCAGCGCAACGGCACCATCTACACCAATGCCACCGCCGAAGATGTCAGCATCTCGAACTTTACCGGCGGCACCATTGACGCAGGCGCAGGCAACAGCGGCGCGGGCATCTCGTTGCAGGTGGGCGACGAAGCAAATGATGTGGTTTCCAACACCATCTTCAACGGCTTTGGCGCCACCATTCAGGGCCGGGGCCAAGGGGCTGCAAACACCGGTGGCGCGGGCGACGGTATCCGGATCGACGACGGTGCCGAAGGGGCCGTATCCGACACCGACATTGTCAACAGCGGACTGATTTCGTCGGAAAGCAATCAGGGCACTGCGGCCGGTATCCGGATCGCCGATGGAGTCGCGGCCGAAGGGCGTATCCTCAACACTTCGACCGGTGCGATCGAAGGCGCTCGTAACGGCCTGTACATCGGTCAAGGCGAACACGACCTGGATGTCCTGAACTTTGGCACGATTCAATCCGACAGCCGCGCGGTCAACATCGATGGCACCGGCGTTGACCTGACCAACGCGGGCGACATTCTGGGCACCGGTGATCAACGCAACGGCACGGTTTATGCCGACGGCACCGCTGACGACTTCTCGATTCGCAACCTTCCGTCAGGCACCATTGATGCAGGCGAAGGCAACAAGGGCTCGGGCTTTGCGACCGAAATCGGCGGGGCCGCAGATGGCGCCACGACATTTGAGCTGACCAACGACGGCACCATTCAGGGTCGTGGCAATGGCGAAGCTGGCGCAGGATTGGCAGGCGACGGTGTGCGCATCGGCAACGTTGGCAACACAGGCACAACCGATGCCACCATCCTCAACCGGGGTGTGATCAGCTCGGAAGGGAATAATGGCACAGTGGCAGGCGTCCGCGTCGTCAATGATGTCAACTTCCAGGGCTCTATCACCAACGAGGGCATCATCAGTGGCGCGCAAAACGGCGTCTACTTTGGTGAAGGCGACCACACGGGTGGTTCCTTCGTGAACGAAAGTGGAGGCCTGATTTCTTCGGATAGCCGCGCTGTGAACATCGACGGCATTGGGCTGAATGTCACCAACGAGGGTACGATCCAAGCCACCGGCAACCAGCGCAACGGCACAGTATACGCCGATGGAACCGCTGACGATTTCACGTTCACCAACAGCGGCTTCGTTGACGCAGGTCTGGGCTTGCAGGGTTCTGGCTTTGCAGCCGAAATCGGCGGCGCGGCTGACGGCGCAAACAGCTTTGTGCTGGACAACTCTGGCATAATCGTTGGCGAGGGCAACGCTGCTGCTGCAACCGGTCAAGCTGGGGACGGTGTCCGCATCGGCAATGTCGGCAACCAAGGCACATTCGACGGGACGATCACAAACTCGGGCATCATTGAATCCGGGGCGATCAACGGCACGGTCGCTGGTGTGCGTGTTGTCAACGGTGTGAACTTTCAGGGCACGCTGAACAACGCAGGCAACATCGCGGGTGCTCAGAATGGTGTCTACTTTGGCACGGGCGACCACTCGGGCGGGTCTTTTGTGAACTCTGGCATCCTGACGTCGAACAGCCGTGCGCTGAACATCGACGGCACCGGGCTGGACGTCGTGAACTCGGGTCTCATTACCGGTACTGGTGATCAGCGCAACGGCACAGTTTATGCCGACGGAACTGCCGACAACTATACGTTCACCAACACGGGCCGCGTCGAAGGTGGTTTGGAAGCCAACGGCTCTGCCGTTTCGCTGCAGACCGGTGATGTCGCAGGTGACATCGTGTCGGCCGCCATCTTCAACGAGGGTACCCTGCAAGGCTCTGGCGACGCGGTCGAAGGGAACACCATCGGCGACGGTCTGCGCCTGTTCAGCAATCAAGAGAACGCGGGTTTTGCCGGGTTGGTACAGAACACTGGTGTTATCGCCGGGTCCGAAGACAGCGACGTTGCAGCAGGTATTCGCATCGACGGTGGCCTGACCCTGTTGGGTGCAATCCTGAACGAGGGTGAAATCAACGGCACAGTGAATGCCATTGATGCCCGTGAAGCCGGAGACGTCACCTTTGTCAATGATGACGACGGCGTGGTGAATGGCAACGTGTTGCTGGGTGCCGGGAACGATATCGTGGTCGATCTGGGCGAAATCAACGGTGTCATCGACGGTGGCGCAGGCAACGACGATCTGATCGCCGGTGCAGGTGACAACGTAATCGTCGGTGGTCTTGGAAATGACTTCATCGACGGCGGCGAAGGAATCGACACAGCTGATTTCTCGGATCAGGACGTGGGCGTGACCGTCAACCTGGGGACCAACGGCAATGGCACAGCAACCCGCGAAACCGGCTTTAGCGTGCAAATCACCGACGCCGTTGTCGATGAGCCAGACCAGTTCGGTTCGGCAATCCCAGACCCCTCCTGGTTCGTCGAAGAAGCCATTCTGGGCAACCTGTACTACAACATCCACACTTCGGAATTCCCCGGTGGCGAGATCCGCGCGCAGCTGCTGGTCGACGATATCGTAACCGATGGCAATATCCGCACCATCTCGTTGAGCGGCAACCTGGATGCGGCGCAAGAGCCGGGCCCGCTGTCTGACAGCGAAGCCACGGGTGAGGCCACTTTGGTCATCACGCAAAACCTGACAACACGCGAAGTCACCTATTCCAGTGACTTGAACGTGACCGGCCTGAACGAGGCTGATTTGGCGTCGCCGAACCCGGGCGTTATCTCGGCCATCCACCTGCACAACGCACCTGCCGGGGTCAACGGCCCCATCGTGCAAGATACGCTGGTGGACGCTGGCGGCACGGTTGATGGAGCTGCCTCGATCGGTGTCTCAGGTGTCGATGTGATCAACGAAGTCAGCGAAATCGACGTTCTGTTCTCGATCGAGAATGTGATCGGTTCCGGCGATGGCGACGTGATCACCGGCTCGGACGCGGCCAACAGCCTGAGCGGCGAAGGTGGCAATGACCTTCTGAACGGCGGCGAAGGCGATGACCTGCTGACCGGTGGCGCAGGTGAAGACATCTTTGTCTTCGAAGGCGACTTCGGCAACGACGCGATCACCGACTTCCAGGTGGGCGTGGACCGGCTGGATTTCTCGGACTTCGGCCCGGACTTCGCCGAAAACGTGGTGACCACACAGGACGGGGCCGATGCCCTTCTGACCCTGGCCAACGCCTCGGTCCGCCTTGAAGGGGTCAGTGCCGAGACTCTGACCGACGACGACTTTATCGTCTGA
- a CDS encoding HlyD family type I secretion periplasmic adaptor subunit has product MTRELTPKPPQSVLVLEDYNRIQTRKLGSGITGFVCLGAFVVAGFLGGAAYWATASKLDGAVVAPASFVVEGNRKTVEHIDGGIVRDIRVSNGDQVEAGQVLLELDNTDLGVELDVITSQIRDLSVRRARLLAQLQGAETFDQSDVANTLRVPLDRTTWLSAYATQKLLFDAEKRSRTAENALTEQRVSSLEDQMRGLQAQRASNARQLDIVRQELGNLETLLDKGLIAISRVNARRVEVERLTGVDAVLHAQEAQSRNEISALRLTSIATQTARDEAASTELAQIEASLATLEPQYTGAVERLKRVAIVAPVSGRVVEMTVFTPGGVVRAGAPILDIVPNDEPLIVEARVDTADIEKLYVGQSSRVRLSAFDQGDVPEAQGTIVDISADSLEDERTGQFYYVTRVKLDAEQTTDVAALDLVPGMPADLFVNTGERTALSYLTQPLSDRLARTFTE; this is encoded by the coding sequence ATGACCCGCGAACTGACTCCAAAACCGCCCCAAAGCGTTCTGGTCCTTGAGGATTACAACCGCATCCAAACCAGGAAGCTGGGATCGGGCATCACCGGCTTTGTCTGTCTTGGTGCATTTGTCGTTGCCGGATTTCTGGGGGGTGCGGCCTATTGGGCGACCGCATCGAAACTGGACGGCGCGGTTGTGGCACCGGCCTCTTTCGTGGTCGAGGGCAATCGCAAAACTGTTGAACATATCGATGGTGGGATCGTGCGCGACATCCGGGTCAGCAACGGCGATCAGGTCGAAGCTGGGCAGGTGCTGCTGGAACTGGACAACACCGATCTTGGGGTTGAACTGGATGTGATCACCAGCCAGATCCGCGACTTGTCCGTCCGTCGCGCCCGTCTGCTTGCCCAACTGCAAGGGGCCGAAACATTCGATCAATCCGACGTTGCCAACACCCTACGCGTGCCCTTGGACCGGACCACTTGGCTGTCGGCCTATGCCACCCAAAAGCTGCTGTTTGATGCCGAGAAACGCTCTCGCACCGCCGAAAACGCCCTGACCGAGCAGCGTGTGTCCAGTCTTGAGGATCAGATGCGCGGCTTGCAGGCGCAGCGAGCCTCGAACGCACGCCAACTTGACATCGTGCGCCAAGAGCTGGGCAACCTGGAAACTCTGTTGGACAAGGGGCTGATCGCGATCTCGCGGGTCAACGCGCGTCGGGTCGAAGTTGAACGGCTGACCGGCGTTGATGCCGTTCTGCACGCTCAAGAGGCGCAATCTCGCAACGAGATCAGCGCCCTGCGACTGACCAGCATTGCCACGCAAACCGCAAGGGACGAAGCGGCCTCGACCGAATTGGCGCAGATCGAGGCCTCGCTCGCGACGCTAGAACCGCAATACACCGGCGCGGTCGAGCGGTTGAAACGGGTGGCAATCGTTGCCCCGGTCAGCGGGCGTGTGGTTGAAATGACCGTCTTTACCCCGGGTGGTGTAGTCCGGGCCGGGGCACCCATTCTGGACATCGTCCCCAACGACGAGCCCCTTATCGTCGAAGCCCGCGTTGACACCGCAGATATCGAAAAGCTTTATGTCGGCCAATCTTCACGTGTACGTCTGTCTGCGTTTGATCAAGGTGACGTGCCCGAAGCGCAGGGGACGATTGTCGATATCTCGGCCGACAGCCTTGAAGATGAGCGTACCGGGCAGTTCTACTATGTCACGCGGGTGAAACTGGATGCGGAACAGACGACGGATGTGGCCGCGCTTGATCTGGTGCCAGGCATGCCCGCAGACTTATTCGTCAACACCGGCGAGCGCACTGCCCTCAGCTATCTGACCCAACCGCTAAGCGACCGGCTGGCGCGAACGTTCACCGAGTGA
- a CDS encoding helix-turn-helix domain-containing protein: MSLDPAVWIEAERGRYRALIATVQAVERYAERLRHFPSQVKERFALATVSAVLRSEGVWLGPERIALYQALRLATDDTARDLSRASWAMRRLMARPVQGGGPTDGVHHFLGRAHQADPQNVPGEDRPIGYELESMGRDWAAKVGLAQAAHPLTRAAYAFAQWRAHDITPWDELLEPTVAAVILAREGLDAAAPFLPLSESHRFDRHGLSENAGGAEARLEVFYDAIRQGALKANMELERLADWQARAQQATQHLSGRTPAELMGTMMKYPIVSAELVSKDTGCSRPSARRNLNLFADLGLIREVTGQDRYRFWAAQL; the protein is encoded by the coding sequence ATGAGCCTTGACCCCGCAGTCTGGATCGAGGCCGAGCGTGGCAGATACCGGGCGTTGATCGCGACGGTCCAGGCAGTCGAACGGTATGCCGAGCGTCTGCGCCATTTCCCGTCACAGGTTAAGGAACGGTTTGCCTTGGCCACCGTGTCGGCTGTGTTGCGCAGCGAGGGCGTCTGGTTGGGGCCTGAGCGGATCGCCCTTTATCAGGCGTTGCGATTGGCCACTGATGACACCGCACGTGATCTGTCGCGGGCCAGTTGGGCCATGCGCCGATTGATGGCGCGCCCGGTGCAGGGTGGGGGGCCCACGGACGGGGTACACCATTTCCTGGGCCGCGCCCATCAGGCTGACCCGCAGAACGTACCGGGCGAGGATCGCCCGATAGGTTACGAGTTGGAAAGCATGGGGCGGGATTGGGCGGCCAAAGTGGGCCTGGCCCAGGCCGCGCATCCATTGACGCGGGCGGCCTACGCCTTTGCCCAATGGCGCGCGCATGACATCACGCCCTGGGACGAGCTGTTGGAGCCAACTGTTGCCGCAGTCATTCTGGCACGAGAGGGGCTGGATGCCGCGGCGCCCTTTTTGCCACTGTCGGAAAGCCACCGGTTCGACCGGCACGGGCTGTCGGAAAACGCAGGCGGGGCCGAGGCGCGATTAGAGGTATTTTACGACGCGATCCGGCAGGGGGCGTTGAAGGCGAACATGGAACTGGAGCGTTTGGCCGATTGGCAAGCCCGAGCGCAGCAGGCGACACAGCATCTGTCGGGGCGTACCCCGGCAGAGCTGATGGGGACGATGATGAAGTACCCCATCGTTTCAGCGGAACTGGTGTCCAAGGATACAGGCTGTTCGCGGCCCTCGGCCCGGCGAAACCTCAATCTCTTTGCCGATCTGGGCCTTATCCGCGAGGTTACAGGCCAGGACCGATACCGGTTCTGGGCGGCGCAGCTTTAG
- a CDS encoding LysR family transcriptional regulator, translating into MNLRDLEYIIAVARRSNFSVAAEDCNVSQPALSNQIKKLEKELGIELFLRLSGEVRPTACGRQVVKIAQDLLGSAQQIRDTAAQYQDPEAVPFSIGLTPTLAPYLTKYFSELFRTLFPRMRVTMIEDLPHNMLQMVEDHELDVALVAQLNHSPALDFTSIWEEPLFLAIRNGHPLQTLQSITPEEVPVHDFIRLPHPFGYELEARLPMPGPASRAAKRFDLTALRFETICRHICHSDDCTIVSALAAEQFRQDNWPLSFIPFEAPGNLRNLGAVSRLKCPRKPLLQKIGAYILDNPPKGVTPTFGA; encoded by the coding sequence ATGAACCTACGAGATCTTGAATATATCATTGCCGTCGCGAGACGCAGTAATTTCAGCGTAGCAGCCGAAGATTGCAATGTGTCTCAACCTGCCCTGTCAAACCAGATCAAGAAGCTGGAAAAAGAGTTGGGGATCGAGTTGTTCCTTCGTCTCAGCGGCGAGGTACGCCCGACCGCTTGTGGTCGGCAAGTCGTCAAGATTGCCCAAGATCTGCTTGGCAGTGCGCAGCAGATCAGGGACACGGCCGCCCAGTACCAAGACCCCGAAGCCGTGCCTTTCAGTATCGGTCTGACTCCTACGCTCGCGCCCTATCTGACCAAGTATTTTTCCGAGCTGTTTCGCACCCTGTTCCCCCGGATGCGTGTCACCATGATCGAGGATCTGCCCCATAATATGCTGCAGATGGTCGAAGATCATGAACTAGATGTCGCGCTGGTGGCCCAGTTGAATCACAGTCCCGCATTGGATTTCACGTCGATCTGGGAAGAGCCTTTGTTCCTGGCGATCCGTAATGGGCACCCGTTGCAAACGCTGCAGAGCATCACCCCAGAAGAGGTGCCCGTGCATGATTTTATCCGGTTGCCGCATCCCTTTGGCTATGAGCTTGAGGCACGCTTGCCCATGCCGGGACCTGCATCTCGGGCTGCAAAGAGGTTTGATCTGACTGCGCTGCGCTTTGAAACGATCTGTCGCCATATTTGCCATTCAGATGATTGCACCATCGTGTCCGCGCTTGCGGCGGAACAGTTTCGACAGGACAATTGGCCCCTGTCCTTTATCCCTTTTGAAGCCCCGGGAAACCTGCGCAATCTCGGCGCCGTTTCGCGGTTGAAATGTCCCCGCAAGCCGCTGTTGCAAAAGATCGGCGCTTATATCTTGGATAATCCGCCCAAGGGCGTCACGCCCACGTTTGGGGCGTGA
- a CDS encoding type I secretion system permease/ATPase, whose translation MFQKKSTVRTAWRSLRGGFAAIAMFSMVLNLLMLAGPLYMLQVYDRVLTSQNLDTLIALSILLGGVFVVTGLLDLIRMRILARLAARFELTIGAPILQSAIRRRVQGKASGDNSAADVAGLRDFIAGPTLTAFFDAPWIPLYLGVLYILHPYLGALGLAGAVFLTLMALINNARSSDVMQEANQARSRSDRLFTASEQNAELVHAMGMTGDLARRWTALQHDTHRLKSRVSDRIASFSVMSKTTRMALQSGMLGLGAALAVTGQATAGVMIAATIVLARALSPIDQLIGQWRTFLAARGSYKSLRALSETFPEQPKRLALPRPQISLNAVISQAGPPLAQNATIGGVDFALSAGDVLAVIGHSGSGKSTLAKMLAGIWVPQRGAIRLDGNPMAKWDPENLGQLVGYLPQDVQLFDGTIRENIARFSTSIDDTKVLAAAQAADVHGLISTLPDGYATEVGNGFHLSGGQRQRIALARALYDDPFVLVLDEPNSDLDTQGEQALRNAIRHASERGAITFVMTHRPSTLEAVNKVLTLSRGTQTGFGDKEDILRPRQQAAVPNGASPKPAAHPIVAQPKTGAAQ comes from the coding sequence ATGTTTCAGAAAAAATCCACCGTCAGAACTGCATGGAGGTCGCTGCGAGGCGGCTTTGCGGCCATCGCCATGTTCAGCATGGTCCTGAACCTTCTCATGCTGGCCGGTCCTCTTTACATGCTGCAGGTCTATGATCGCGTGCTGACCAGCCAGAACCTCGACACGCTGATTGCGCTTAGCATCCTGTTGGGCGGCGTCTTTGTCGTCACCGGCCTGCTGGACCTGATCCGCATGCGCATTCTGGCCCGCCTGGCCGCCCGATTTGAGCTGACAATCGGCGCGCCCATCTTGCAATCTGCGATCCGCCGCCGGGTGCAGGGCAAGGCCAGCGGCGACAATTCGGCCGCCGATGTGGCGGGGCTGCGCGACTTTATCGCGGGACCAACCCTGACCGCCTTTTTCGATGCGCCGTGGATCCCTCTTTATCTGGGCGTGCTTTACATCCTGCATCCCTATCTGGGCGCACTTGGGCTGGCGGGCGCGGTGTTTTTGACGCTCATGGCCCTGATCAACAACGCGCGCTCAAGTGATGTCATGCAAGAAGCCAACCAGGCGCGCAGCCGTTCCGACCGTTTGTTCACCGCAAGTGAACAGAACGCAGAGCTTGTCCACGCGATGGGTATGACTGGTGATCTCGCCCGTCGCTGGACAGCTCTGCAACATGATACCCACCGGCTGAAATCACGGGTATCGGACCGGATCGCCAGCTTTTCGGTGATGTCCAAGACGACCCGCATGGCCCTGCAATCGGGGATGCTTGGGCTGGGGGCCGCATTGGCCGTGACCGGGCAGGCCACCGCCGGTGTCATGATCGCCGCAACCATTGTTCTGGCGCGGGCCTTGTCCCCGATTGATCAATTGATCGGTCAATGGCGCACGTTTCTGGCGGCGCGCGGCTCGTACAAGTCCCTGCGCGCGCTGTCCGAGACCTTTCCCGAGCAACCCAAGCGCCTTGCCCTGCCGCGCCCGCAGATCTCGCTGAACGCAGTGATCAGCCAGGCGGGTCCGCCGCTGGCCCAAAACGCCACCATCGGTGGGGTCGACTTTGCCTTGTCCGCCGGTGATGTTTTGGCCGTAATCGGTCACAGCGGTTCAGGAAAATCCACCCTGGCCAAGATGTTGGCAGGTATCTGGGTGCCACAACGTGGGGCGATCCGGCTGGACGGCAATCCCATGGCCAAATGGGACCCCGAGAATCTGGGGCAGCTGGTGGGATATCTGCCGCAGGACGTGCAACTGTTTGACGGTACAATTCGCGAGAACATCGCGCGGTTTTCGACCTCAATCGACGATACCAAGGTTCTGGCCGCCGCTCAGGCCGCCGATGTGCATGGGCTGATCAGCACCCTGCCCGATGGATATGCAACCGAGGTCGGCAACGGGTTTCACCTGTCGGGCGGTCAACGCCAGCGGATCGCCTTGGCGCGCGCGCTTTATGATGATCCCTTTGTTCTGGTGCTGGACGAGCCGAATTCGGATCTGGACACGCAAGGCGAGCAAGCTCTGCGCAACGCGATCCGGCATGCAAGCGAACGTGGCGCCATCACCTTTGTGATGACCCACCGTCCCAGCACGCTTGAGGCGGTCAACAAGGTTCTGACCCTGAGCCGGGGAACCCAAACGGGCTTTGGCGACAAGGAAGATATTCTGCGTCCTCGCCAACAAGCTGCTGTTCCCAATGGCGCATCCCCTAAACCTGCTGCGCACCCCATCGTCGCGCAGCCCAAGACAGGAGCGGCACAATGA
- the ilvD gene encoding dihydroxy-acid dehydratase yields MPQYRSRRSTHGRNMAGARSLWRATGVGEGDFGKPIIAVVNSFTQFVPGHVHLKDLGQMVAREIESAGGIAKEFNTIAVDDGIAMGHDGMLYSLPSRELIADSVEYMVNAHCADAMVCISNCDKITPGMLMAAMRLNIPVIFVSGGPMEAGKIDIADLDMNKVDLVDAMVAAADEKFTDEQVKHIEENACPTCGSCSGMFTANSMNCLAEALGLALPGNGSTLATHSDRKNLFLEAGRKIVDITKRHYEGDEAGLLPREVASFAAFENAMSLDIAMGGSTNTVLHLLAIAQEGEVDFTMDDIDRLSRKVPCLCKVAPNIHNVHMEDVHRAGGIFSILGELHRGGLINEDVPTVHTASMGEAIAKWDIKVANNPEAEELFKAAPGGVRTTQAFSQSNRFKELDTDREGGVIRSVEAAFSKDGGLAVLFGNIALDGCIVKTAGVDESILKFSGPARVFESQDDAVEGILTRKVQAGEVVIIRYEGPQGGPGMQEMLYPTSYLKSKGLGKKCALLTDGRFSGGTSGLSIGHASPEAAEGGAIGLVETGDLIEIDIPNRTINLAVGDDVLNQRREAKGPLPWGPAEPRQRAVSTALKAYAALTTSASMGAVRRLK; encoded by the coding sequence GTGCCGCAATACCGCTCTCGTAGATCTACCCATGGCCGCAACATGGCAGGCGCTCGCAGCCTGTGGCGTGCAACAGGCGTCGGCGAAGGGGATTTTGGAAAACCGATCATTGCTGTGGTGAACTCGTTCACGCAGTTTGTGCCGGGCCACGTCCACCTCAAGGATCTGGGCCAGATGGTTGCGCGCGAGATTGAATCCGCTGGCGGTATCGCCAAAGAGTTCAACACCATCGCGGTTGATGACGGCATCGCCATGGGCCACGACGGCATGCTTTATTCGCTGCCCTCGCGTGAGCTGATTGCGGATTCGGTGGAATACATGGTCAACGCGCATTGCGCGGATGCGATGGTCTGTATTTCGAACTGCGACAAGATCACACCCGGCATGCTGATGGCCGCCATGCGCCTGAATATTCCGGTCATCTTTGTCTCGGGTGGCCCGATGGAGGCCGGCAAGATCGACATAGCCGATCTGGATATGAACAAGGTTGACCTTGTTGACGCAATGGTGGCTGCAGCGGACGAAAAGTTCACTGATGAACAAGTCAAGCACATTGAAGAGAACGCTTGCCCGACGTGTGGATCGTGCTCGGGGATGTTCACCGCAAACTCGATGAACTGTCTGGCCGAAGCTCTGGGTCTGGCGCTGCCTGGCAATGGCTCGACACTGGCCACACACTCGGACCGCAAGAACCTGTTCCTGGAAGCCGGACGTAAGATCGTCGACATCACCAAACGTCACTACGAGGGTGACGAAGCTGGCCTGTTGCCGCGCGAGGTTGCGTCGTTCGCCGCTTTTGAGAACGCCATGAGCCTGGACATCGCCATGGGCGGTTCAACCAACACGGTTCTGCACCTGCTGGCCATTGCCCAAGAGGGTGAAGTAGATTTTACCATGGACGACATCGACCGGCTCAGCCGCAAAGTGCCATGCTTGTGCAAAGTCGCGCCGAACATTCACAACGTCCACATGGAAGACGTGCACCGTGCTGGCGGCATCTTTTCGATCCTGGGCGAATTGCACCGCGGCGGGCTGATCAACGAAGATGTTCCGACTGTGCACACCGCGTCGATGGGAGAGGCTATCGCCAAATGGGACATCAAGGTCGCCAACAACCCTGAGGCCGAAGAACTGTTCAAAGCTGCCCCGGGTGGTGTGCGTACCACGCAAGCGTTCAGCCAGTCGAACCGGTTCAAGGAACTGGACACAGATCGCGAGGGTGGTGTGATCCGCTCGGTCGAAGCTGCGTTCTCGAAAGACGGTGGCCTGGCCGTTCTGTTCGGCAACATCGCATTGGATGGCTGTATCGTCAAAACCGCAGGTGTGGACGAAAGCATCTTGAAATTCTCGGGCCCTGCTCGCGTGTTCGAAAGCCAGGACGACGCCGTCGAGGGTATCCTGACCCGCAAGGTTCAGGCGGGCGAGGTGGTGATCATCCGCTACGAAGGCCCGCAAGGTGGTCCGGGCATGCAGGAAATGCTCTATCCGACCTCGTACCTGAAATCCAAAGGACTGGGTAAGAAATGCGCCCTGTTGACGGACGGTCGTTTCTCGGGCGGCACATCGGGCCTGTCGATTGGTCACGCCAGCCCCGAAGCCGCCGAGGGCGGCGCAATCGGCCTGGTGGAAACCGGCGACCTGATCGAGATTGACATCCCGAACCGCACTATCAATCTGGCGGTGGGTGATGATGTCCTGAACCAACGCCGCGAGGCGAAAGGCCCGTTGCCTTGGGGGCCAGCAGAGCCACGCCAGCGAGCGGTGTCGACCGCGCTCAAGGCTTATGCGGCACTGACCACCAGCGCCTCGATGGGGGCGGTGCGTCGTCTGAAGTAA